ACGCGCGACTTCCTTGTTGCTGCCGCCCTTGCTGATGCGCTGCAAAATCTCGGTTTCGCGCTCGGTGAGCGGGCCATGGCTGGCCTTGCAGGCTTTGACCGAAAGCTCGCCACGCGCCGCAGCGATCACGGTTTGGCAGGCGCGCGTGTCGAAACGGCCCTGTTGCGCCTCATCCAGCATCAGGCGCGCAGCAGCGTCCTCGCTGAATGCCGGGCGCCAGGGGCGATCACTGCGCAACGCGGTCCAGGCCAAGGTGGCAGTCAGCAAGCGGTGCTCGTCTGTGAGCGCGTCGCCGCTGAGGCTGCGGAAGTAGCCGCTGCCGTCGAGCCGCTCGTAGGCGTGGGCCGCCAATTGCCCGGGCACGGTAAGCGCCGGGATCTGGCCGCAGACGCGTGAGGTCCAGTAAGGCACCAACCGGGCCTGTTCAAGGTCGCCGTCGAGCAGCGCGCCGGGCGTATTCCAGATGCGATTGGGCACTGCGGCGCGGCCGATGCCGTGGATCAACGCCGCCTGGCTCAGGTGATTGGCGCTGGACTGCGACAATCCGGACAGCCCCGCCGCCACGCGTACCAATTCCGCCGAGCGCCGCGAATAGCCGGCGAGCCAGGGCAACTTGAGATCGATCACGTCGCCCACCAACGTCAAGGGCACTTCGCGTTGCTCGGTGCGCGCGCAAGCAGGCTCTTGCTGCATCGAACGCAACTGTTCCAGCCAATCCCCGGCGTGGCGCGTGAGTTCGGCGATCAGCGTGGCCGGATACCGTTGATCACGCTGGCCTGCGATCCATTGCAACGCCATCTCCAGGCCATGAACCCGCGACAGAATCTCCAGGTCGCCCGCCAGCACCACCAGGTAAACCACTTCGGGCACCTGCGGATGGCGCAAGCCCAAGGGCCTGCCGCCGCCGTCGAACTGCTCGAACACATTGCGCAGGCCCAGTTCCACGCCGGCGCTGAGCCCCAAGGTCCGGGCGATATCGCCGGACACCTCGCAATGCACCTGCGCCAGCGACGTCGCCTGGCCTACGGCGCGCGCGCCGGCTGCATCAAGGGTCTGACTGAGCATCGCGTTGCGCCCCTGCACGTCGTCGCCCAACAGTTCGCTGAAACCGTCCGCATTCGCCGTGCAGCCCGACCACCGCAGCAATGCCACCTGGCGGCCGATGTCGATGTGGTCGCCGTCACCGTGGCAGGCCTGGCCCAGCAACTGCACCAGGCGCGCCGTTCGCCGCGACTGGCCAAACGGCTGGCCCATGCTCAGGTCGCCGACCATGGACAGGGCCAGGATCGCGCCGTCCATTTCAATGCAGTCCGTTTCGTCCATTTGTTTCTCCGCACTCATTAAATGGCCGGCCTCGGATAAACGACCGATACCCGTACCGCCGCGCAATGCCGACACTGGCGACACCCCAACAGGAGACACCGCCATGTTCAAGCCCAAAGCAATCGCTCTCGCACTCGCCATGACCACCTCGATCTTCGCCAGCGCCAGCTTCGCCGCCCAACCTTCGGTGGTGATCGTGCACGGCGCCTTCGCCGACGGCTCCGACTGGGCCAAGGTGGTGCCGCTGCTGCAGACCCAAGGCATCAAGGTCACCGTGGTGCAAAACCCGCTCACCTCGCTGGCCGACGATGTTGCCGCCACCCAGCGCGTGCTCAACAACCAGGACGGCAACGTCGTACTGGTCGGGCATTCCTGGGGCGGCACCGTGATCAGCCAGGCCGGCACCGACCAGAAAGTACGCGGCCTGGTCTACGTCGCCGCCTTCGCCCCGGATGCCGGCCAGGCCAGCAAAGACCTGGGCAAGGACTACCCCGCCCCGGCCGGCGTCAAAGACATTACCGCCGATAAAAACGGCTTCCTCTACATGACCGCCCAAGGCATGGCCACCGGCTTCGCCCAGGACCTGCCGGCAGAACAGACTGCCGTGATGGCCGCCACCCAGGGGCCGATCCGCGCCTCGGCGTTTGACGACAAAACCAGCGCCGCCGCCTGGAAAGGCAAGCCATCCTGGTACGTGGTCGCCCGCGACGACCGCATGATCCAGCCTGACCTGCAGCGCGCCTTCGCGAAAAAAATCGGCGCCCAGGTCACTGAGATCCAGGCCAGCCATGTGCCTCAACAATCACGCCCGGCCGATGTGGCCAAGGTGATCATCCAGGCGGTGCAGCAAAGCCAGTAACGCCCGGCATTCTTACCATGGGCCAGGCACTTATCAAGAACCCACGAAAAAGTAAGTGCCTGGCCTTGCGCACATCAAACGGATGGAAATGGATTCATGCCTGACAATACGTTCGACTTCATTGTATGTGGCGCCGGCGCATCCGGCTCCGTGGTCGCGGGTCGGCTGGCAGAAAACCCTGGGGGCCGCGTGCTGCTGATCGAAGCAGGCAGCGACGACGAGCACCCCGATATCGAGCAGCCCGGCCACTGGCCATTGAACCTGGGCACTGAGCGTGACTGGAACTTCACCGCCGCCGCCAACCCGCACATCAATGACCGGCAGATCCCGCTCAACATGGGTCGCGGCCTGGGCGGCGGGTCGAGCATCAACGTGATGTTGTGGGCGCGCGGGCATAAAAACGATTGGGAGGACTTCGCCGCCGAAAGCGGCGACCCGGCCTGGAGTTACGCCTCCGTGCTCAAGTTGTACCAGCGCATCGAGGACTACCAGGGCAACGCCGACCCCAGCCGACGCGGCACCGGCGGCCCGGTGCATGTCCAGTGTGCCGCGCCCGCCCAGCCGATCGCACACGCCATGCTCGACGCCGCCAACGCGATGGACATCCCCACCTTCGACAACCCCAACGGTCTGATGATGGAAGGTCGAGGCGGCGCCGCCTTCAACGACCTGATCATCAAGAATGGCAAGCGCCATTCCATCTACCGCGCGTACGTCCACCCGCGACGCGGCCAGCCTAACCTGACCGTCTTGACCGATACGCTGGTGAGCCGGCTGCTGTTCAAAGGTCAACGCGTGGTTGGAGTTGAGGCGCTGAACCAGGGGCAAATCCAGCGCTATTACGCCGACCACGAGGTGATCCTGTCCCTCGGCGCGATCAATACGCCCAAGGTGCTGATGCAATCCGGCATCGGGCCTGAACAGGCACTGCGGCGCCACGGCATCCCGGTGATCCAGCACCTGCCCGGTGTCGGCGCCAACCATCAGGACCACGTGTCCTTTGCCGCCATCTTCGCGTACACCACGCCACAACCCATCGGCCATGGCGGTTCCGAAGCCACCCTGTACTGGAGCAGTGACAGCGCCCTGCGCCTGCCGGACATGTTCCACTGCCAAGCCGAATTCCCCGTGCCCAGCGCCGAAAACGCACACCTGGGCGTGCCTGACCATGGCTGGACCATGTTCGCCGGCCTCGCCCACCCGCAGAGCCGTGGTCACGTCACCTTGTCCGGCCCACGCCCTGACGACGCGCCGATCATCCAACCCAACACGCTGTCGCACCCGGACGACCTGCGCAGCGCCCTGGACAACCTGCGCTTCGTCCAGGAACTGGGCGCGCAGGCCGCCTTCAAAGGCCTGGTCAAAGGTGAATGCTTGCCGGGCAACCTCGACACGCGCGCGTTGGAACACTACGCACGCAATGCGGCCGTGACCTACTGGCACCAATGCGGCACCGCGAAAATGGGTCGGGATTCGATGTCGGTGGTCGACAGCCGCCTGCTGGTGTACGGCGTGCAAGGCCTGCGGATTGCCGACGCCTCGATCATGCCGCACGTGACCAGCGGCAACACGATGGCGCCGTGTGTGGTGATCGGAGAGCGGGCGGTAGAGGAGATTCGAGCGCTGTATCAGGTGTGACGCCAGGCGGTCAGCCCTTCAACTCACCCGCCCGATTACTTGCCGCGTCGTCGTAAGCCACATACATCGACTCGGCGATCTGGCTTTTGATGGCCTTGGTGGATTCCAGGCCCAGCACGAAACCCTCGGCTTTACCGCCGGCGCGGTTGAGTTCTTCGTGGGTGGACGCGCCGGTGATGGCTTCGAGAAGCTTGATGGCGTGGGGGCCTACGCCTTTAGGCAGGGAGATTTGGTCGATGGACATTGCAGCACCTTTAAGAATGGGGTCGGTAGCGCATGAACCACTGCCGGGGTTGGCATGGTAGACCGGTTGCGAAAAAAAGGGGCCGCTTTCGGCTGAAATCGAACGTTCGATTGCATCTGTAACGTAGAACAAGTGAAGGCACAGCGATCGTTGCGCTGCGGCCGTCGACTCAAACTCTTCACGGGCGCCCCCCCAGGTCGGGACCACATGTGCCATAGCAAATGGCAGAACGCTTTTCTGTTCGCCGTCAACCCGCCTTGGCTGTTTGCGCATCTGATCGCCAAGACAGGACTGAAAAATTGCGTGCCTAACCATGAACTTCAGTCTTTCCGAGTACCGGCTACTTGAGTGCCGCGAACGGCAAACGCTCCGCCAGCGCCTGCGCAAGGTAACGGGCGAAGACCGAGATGCGCCGGGGAATATGCTGCCGGTGCTGATACACCGCAAAAACATCAGCCTGCGGTGCCTGGTGATCAGTCAATACGGCCTGCAGGCGCCCACTTTCAAGGTGTTGCTGAACATTCCAGCGCGAACGCAGGATCAATCCATGCCCGTCCAGCGCCAGACTCAATGCCACCTCGCCATCATTGCTCGACAGCGTCCCGCTGACCTTGTGCGAGTAATTCTGGCCATCCTTGCTGAAGCGCCAAATCGCGTAATCGCTGCCGAATTGGCGCAGAACAATGCAGTTATGCTGCCCCAGATCCGCCACACGCGTCAGTTCAGGCATCGCTTCAAGGTATGCCGCAGAGGCACAGAGAATGCGTGGATTCTCCAGCAGGCGAATGCCGACCAATCGTGAGTCCGGCGGCTCGCCCATGCACACGCCGATATCGAATTGGTCGTCCAGCATGCTCAGTGGCTGGCTGGTCAGCTCGAGAGAAATCTCAAGCTCCGGATGAAGCCGGGCGAAGCTCGATACCACGGGGGCGAGATGCTGCCGCCCGAAACCCAGCGTGCCATTGATCCGCAACCGGCCTTGCAAGGTCGGCTGACGGCTGCCGAGCGCACTCTCCAATTCCTCGAGCTGGCGCAGAATCGGGCGACTTCCCTCCAGGTACAGCACCCCTTCTGAGGTCAGCGACAATCGGCGCGTAGTGCGCTGTAACAACTGCACCCCAAGTCTGGCCTCCAGTTGGCTGAGCCGTTTGCTCACGGCAGGCAGCGACAGCCCCAGATGGCGAGCCACTTCCGTTAGGCTGGCGCGTGTAGCCACCTGCTGAAAGAAACTCAGGTCATCGATCATGCTCATGGATTCTTTCCTTAAAACTAAGAATGGCTTTCCAGCAGAGCCAATTATTAATGCAGAGATCCTGCATACACTGAGTTCCATGCCCTAATCAACCCAGGAGTCGAATCCATGAGCAGAACCCAGTACAAAATTGCAGTGATCCCCGGCGACGGCATTGGCAAGGAAGTGATGCCCGAAGGCGTGCGTGTGCTCGACGCTGTGGCGGCCCGGTTCAATCTGGAACTGCAATGGGACTGGTTCGATTTCGCCAGCGCCGATTACTACCTGGCTCACGGCAAGATGATGCCGGACGACTGGTTCGATACCCTCAAGGGCTACGATGCGATCTACTTCGGTGCCGTGGGCTGGCCGGATGTTGTGCCTGACCACATTTCCTTGTGGGATTCGCTGCTGCAGTTCCGTCGTGAATTCGACCAGTACGTCAACCTGCGCCCCTGCCGCCTGATGCCCGGCGTGAAGGCCCCACTGGCGAACCGCAAGCCCGGCGACATCGACTTCTGGGTGGTGCGCGAGAACACTGAAGGCGAGTACTCCAGTGTCGGTGGCAGGATGTTCCCCGGAACCGACCGCGAGATCGTGCTGCAGGAAACCGTGATGACCCGCGTCGGCGTCGACCGTATCCTCAAGTTCGCCTACGACCTGGCGCAAAGCCGTCCGAAGAAGCACCTGACCTCGGCCACCAAATCCAATGGCATCGCGATCACCATGCCCTACTGGGATGAACGCGTCGTGGAAATGGGCAAGAAATATCCGGACGTCAACGTCGACAAGTACCACATCGATATTCTCACCGCGAACTTCGTCCTGCACCCGGACTGGTTCGACGTGGTGGTGGCCAGCAACCTGTTCGGCGACATCCTTTCCGACCTGGGCCCGGCCTGCACCGGCACCATCGGCATCGCTCCCTCGGCCAACATCAACCCGGAACGCAACTTCCCGAGTCTGTTCGAGCCGGTGCACGGCTCGGCGCCCGATATCGCCGGAAAAGGCATCGCCAACCCGATCGGGCAGATCTGGTGCGGTGCGATGATGCTCGAGCACCTGGGCCATCCCGAAGCAGGCGCCGCAGTGCTGACCGCGATCGAAACCGTGCTTGCGATGGGCCCGGAGCATGCGCCCTTGACCGCCGACATCGGTGGCACCGGCAACACGGAATCGCTGGGCAAGGCCATCGCTGCCGCGGTCTGAAGCAGAGAGTGGCGGGCATACTCGCCCCTCGCTACCACCGTTGCATGTGCATTCACTCAGGCGCGGTCTCGCCCCTGATGCCCATCGCCTGTTCGTGCAGAGCATCGATGAGAGTACTTGCAACGGGGGTTCTCAGCCCGTTACTCAGAAGAATGATACCCACCGGCGGTAACTCGATCGGCACCTCCAGCGGCAGGGTGTGGCCCAGGCCTACGGATTCGAGGTAATCCGCGACTTTACTCGCGACGAAGCAGACGCAGTTTCTTTTCCTCATGAACGTCATCGTCACCAGAAAGGACGAGGTTTCGATGATGTCAGCCGGGGGTTGCAGACTGTGTTTGTAGAACATCTGGTTCAGCTTGATCCGCGAGGATGCCCAGGCCGGGGGAACGACCCAGGGAAGCGTCGCCAGATGATGCCAGGTGGGTCGGGCCACTGTGGCCAGCGGATGATCGGCAGCGACGACGACTCGCATGGAGTCGGCGTATAACGCCTGCGTTTCAAGGTCCGGAGAGCTGTAGCCTGGCTCCAGCCGACCCACGATGAAATCGAGCTCGCCTGTGCGCAGCCTCGGCAACAGGCGCGTGAGATCACCCTCCTCGATCGACACCGTCGTGTGTGGCGAACTGAGCTTGAGGCGGCTGACGGCGCCCACCAGCAATCCAGGTGTGGCAACGACCATAGCGCCAACGCGGATACGCCCGGCGCCTCCACTGGCGACTGAAGCGATGTCGTCACAAGTACGGTCAAAATCCACAAGTACCGAACGCGCAAATCGGACAACCTGCTCGCCGTAGGCAGTCGGCCGGGTCCCTCGCGTTGAGCGGATGAATAACTCGAGTCCGAACATCTTTTCGATTTCCGCAAGCGACTTGCTGACGGCCGGCTGGGTCAGCGACAAAAATTCCGCGGACCGCCCAAGATGACGGAATTCATCCAGCGCAACCACAAGCTGCAGGTGTTTGAGTTTAAGGTTGGAGCGCAAAACTCTATCGATGTCACTCACCAGCATTATCCCCGGCAGAAGGAGCATAGATGTCAAAAAGGCTATGAAGTATGTCCGCTTATTCATTGTTCAGCAATGTAGCCACGGGTCAGTATCGAAAAACAAAAACAATGATCGGAGACAAGCAATGCGCACTCCAGGTACCGCCAAACCGTTAAATGAACCCGTGGTGAATCAAGGGAAAAAATCCAACGCTCGTTGGGTCGTGGCAGCCCTGATGTGGTTTGCCATCGCCATCAACTACATTGATCGCACCGTTCTCTCAGTCGCAGCACCCGAACTCATCAAAGAGTTCAGCCTGACCCCCGAGATGATGGGTATCGTCTTGTCCGCTTTTTTCTGGTCCTACGCGCTGCTACAAATTCCTGCTGGCTGGGTGGCCGACAAGTTCGGGCAGAAAATGGGGCTCGGGATTGCCGTAGGCTCCTGGTCGCTCGCGACGGCGGCCACAGGACTTGCGACAGGCTTTGCCTCCCTGGTTGGACTGCGAGTGGCTTTGGGCGTCGGTGAAGCCGGCGCTTACCCAGCCAATGCAGGGATCGCGTCCAAGTGGTTCCCGGACAGGGAGCGGGCAACCATTTCAGGTCTTTTTGACAGCGCCTCGAAATTCGGCGGTGCCGTGGCGATGCCGCTCATTGTGACCTTGATGATGGCGTTCGACTGGCGCATGACGTTCGTGATCGTGGGCCTGGCCGGCCTCGTCTGGAGCCTGATCTGGTGGTGGTATTTCTCGGACACTCCGGAAAAACACAGAAGCGCCAACGCTGCCGAGGTGCAATACATCCGCGGTGGTCAAGCCCAGCAGCACGGTGTCGATGCCACGATCCCGATGAAATGGTACGAACTGCTCAAGCACCGCAATATCTGGGCGATGTGCCTGGGCTTCTTCACCATCAACTACATCTCGTACTTCTTCATCACCTGGCTGCCCACGTACCTTGTGCAGGAACAGGGGATGGGCTTGCTCAAGATGGGCATGGTCGCTTCGCTTCCGCTGATTTGCGGCCTCTTCGCCGAGATCGCTGCCGGATGGCTCTCCGACAGGGTGGTCCACAGTGGACGCCTGTCGCTCACCGCGACACGCAAACTGTTTCTCATCGTGGGGCTTTCGATGGCGCTGTGTATCGGTCTGGCGCCACTGACCACGTCGGTCTGGCTCACTGTCCTGCTGCTGTGCATCGCAAAGGCCGGAACCACTGTCGCGGCTTCGCAAGTCTGGGCGCTGCCGGGTGATGTAGCGCCGAAGAACATGACGTCCACCGTAGCCGGGCTGCAGAACATGGTTGCGAACTTTGGCGGCGTCCTGGGGCCGGTGATTACCGGCTTCATCGTTGCCTCGACCGGGTCGTTCAAAATGGCGTTGGTCTTCTCGGCGGTGCTCGGAATGCTTGGCATCCTGAACTACGCCCTGCTGCTGAAGAAGGTCGAACCCATCGTTGCGTCCACGCCGAGCGAGCCTCAGCACGCCCCCTCCCCCTCGCAGGTGTCGAGTGAACCCTATAGCCGCTGATACCTGAAGCGCCGACGCAGGGATGACACCTGCGTTTCAACTTTTCAGCCGTAATCTGGATGCCAGGACTGTTTTATGACGACTACCGCGACCCATGCCCCTCACAGACTGATACGTCTGCATGCCAATGACAACGTCCTCGTCGCTCGCCAGTTGATCGGCCTGGGAGACGAGCTGCCCGAACTGGGCGTCCGCATCCGGGCGCAAGTGCCGGCCGGGCACAAGATCGCGGCGCAGGACATCATGGCGGGTGAACCGGTGCGTAAGTACGACACGATCATCGGTGTCGCTTCGCGCAATATTCTCAAGGGCGAGCACGTTCACTCCCACAACATCGCACTCATCGATTTCAACCGGGAGCCGGGCTTCTGTGAGGACGTGCGCCCTGTGGACTACGTAGCACCCGATAAACGCGCGACCTTCATGGGTATCGTGCGAGCAGACGGCCGTGTTGCCACGCGCAACTTCATCGGACTGCTGTCGTCGGTGAACTGCTCGTCGACCGTGATCAAGAAAATCGCCGAGCATTTCACGCCCGAGCGGCTCGCCGCCTACCCGAACGTCGACGGCGTCGTCGCATTCGCCCAGACGAGCGGATGCGGCATGTCCTCTCCCAGTCATCATTTCGACGTCCTGCAGCGCACCATCGCGGGGTATGCGCGCCATCCCAATCTGGCGGCTGTACTGATCGTCGGACTGGGTTGCGAGCGAAACCAGGTGGCCAGCCTCGTCGAGGCTCAGCAACTGGTGCCTGATAGTAATCTGCGCACATTTGTGATGCAGGATACCGGCGGCACGCGTGCAACCATCGCTCAAGGCATCGCGGCGATCGAAGCGATGCTGCCCGAAGCCAACGCTATCAAGCGTGTCCCGGTCAGTGCGGCGCACCTGAAGATCGGACTGGAATGCGGCGGCTCCGATGGCTTTTCAGGCATCACCGCCAACCCGGCATTGGGGGCTGCGATGGATATTCTGGTGCGTCATGGCGGCACGGCCATTCTGTCCGAGACACCCGAAATCCACGGTGTGGAGTTCATGCTGACGCGACGTGCGATCAGTCCCGAGGTGGGTCAGAAGCTGCTGGACCGCCTGGCCTGGTGGGAGGAATACACGCGGGGTCAGAATGGGCAATTCAATGGCGTCGTTGGGCCTGGTAATCAGGCGGGCGGGCTGGCCAATATCTTCGAAAAATCGCTGGGGTCTGCCATGAAAGGCGGCACAACACCGTTGCAGGCGGTGTACGAGTACGCCGAGCCGATTGACAAGGCCGGCCTCGTGTTCATGGATTCACCCGGCTACGACCCTGTTGCCGCAACCGGTCAAATCGCCAGCGGTGCCAACCTCATTTGCTTCACCACCGGCCGAGGCTCGATGTTTGGGAGCAAGCCGGCGCCAACGATCAAACTCGCCAGCAACACCGCGATGTTCACCCGCCTGGAAGAAGACATGGACATCAATTGCGGCCTTATTCTGGACGGTGAGCTGTCGGTTGAGCAGATGGGTCAACGCATCTTTGAGCACATTCTGGAGGCTGCTTCAGGTGCCTCGACCAAGAGCGAATTGTTGGGGCTTGGGGATCACGAATTCGTGCCCTGGCACCTGGGCATCGTCAGCTGATCCAGCCCGTCCACATACATTTAAGGAACCTCGACATGAGCTTGAAACTGACCCGCACCGACCTGATTAGAACGCAGAATTTCATCGGTGGCCGTTGGACCAACAGAGATCCGGGGGCGCTTCTGGCTGTCACCAACCCGGCCGACGACAGCTATCTCGCCCAAGTGCCCGACAGCAACGCCATTGACGCCCGTGAAGCTGTCGATGCCGCGCATTCGGCCTTTGCAGCCTGGCGCGCCACTCCTGCCAAACAGCGCGCGCAACTGATCAAACGCTGGAACGATCTGATTCTTGAGCATCAGGAGGATCTGGGCAGACTCATCTCGCTGGAGCAGGGAAAACCCCTGGCTGAGGGACGAGGTGAAGTGGTCTACGCCGCCAGCTATGTCGAGTGGTTTGCCGAGGAAGCGACGCGCTCGTATGGCGATGTGATCCCGGCGCCGGTCGCGGGTCGACGCATGATGGCAATCAAGGAACCCGTGGGTGTGGTCGCGGCGATAACGCCCTGGAATTTTCCGGCGGCGATGATTGCCCGCAAGATCGCACCCGCACTGGCAGCCGGTTGCACGGTTGTCTGCAAGCCCGCCGAAGACACGCCACTGACGTCCCTTGCGCTTGTACGCCTGGCTGAGGAAGCAGGCTTTCCGGCAGGCATACTGAACATTGTTACCGCTTCGCGCGAGCGTACACCCGAAGTGGTCGACGCTTGGCTGGCTGATTCACGGGTGCGCAAAATCACCTTCACAGGGTCGACGCCAGTGGGCAAACACCTGGCCCGAATGTCAGCCGACACCTTGAAAAAGTGCTCGCTCGAACTGGGCGGTAATGCTCCCTTCATTGTTTTTGACGATGCGGACCTGGATGCAGCCGTGGACGGCCTGATGGTGTCCAAATTTCGTAACGGCGGTCAGACCTGCGTGTGCCCCAATCGGATCTATGTGCAGAGCGCTGTTCACGACCAATTCGTTAAAAAACTGGTGGCAAGAGTCAGCGCGCTGAAGGTTGGACCAGCCTCCCACGGCGAATCTCAGATTGGTCCGATGATCAACGCGCGCGCTATCGACAAGATCGCCCGCCATGTGGATGACGCTGTTTCAAAAGGTGCAGAAATCGCCACCGGCGGTCGACGTATCCGTGACGATGTGGCCGACGGTCCGAACTACTACGCGCCGACCGTATTAATCAATGCGACCGCGCACATGGAACTCTGCAATGAAGAGACATTCGGGCCCGTGGCCCCCATTTTCCGCTTCACAACTGAAGCGCAAGTGATCGAACTGGCCAACGACACGCCGTTCGGGTTGGCAGCCTATTTTTACACCCAAGACGTTAAACGCGTCTGGCGCGTAGCCGAGGCCCTGGAATCGGGCATCGTGGGCATCAACGAAGGTGCTCTCGCCGCAGAGGCTGCCCCGTTTGGGGGAGTCAAAGAGTCGGGGTATGGCCGCGAGGGTTCACGCTACGGCCTGGAGGACTACATGCATATCAAATACCTGTGTCAGGGCGGCCTGAACTAGTTCCGACAACGACAACGAGGGGAGTACAGACAATCATGGCAAATCCATTCAAGACCGCGCTTTCGCGCGGCGACAAGGTCATCGGCCTCTGGCTTTCACTGGCCAATGCCTACAGCGCCGAAATTTGCGCCACAGCAGGCTTCCAGTGGCTGCTGATCGACGGTGAACACGCGCCAAACGATGTGCGCAGCACACTGGCACAGTTGCAGGCTGTTGCGCCTTACCCGACCCACCCCGTGGCCCGCACGGTTGATGGCAATCCGGCAATGATCAAACAGATGCTCGACATTGGCGTTCAAACGTTGCTGGTGCCCATGGTCGATACCGCCGAGCAAGCCATTGCTCTAGCCGCCGCGACCCGATACCCACCGCAAGGGACAAGAGGCGTTGGTGCTGCGGCAGCGCGTGCTTCGCGTTGGGGCGCTCATGCAAACTACCTGGAGACAGCCAATGACGACGTCTGCTTATTGGTGCAGGTGGAATCCAGGGTTGCACTCGAGAATCTTGAAGCCATCTGCGCCGTCGACGGCGTGCAGGGTATTTTCATCGGACCGGCTGATCTAGCCGCATCAATGGGGCATCGCGGGCATCCTGAGCACCCTGAAGTGCAGCAAGCGATAGAGAACGCCATACGCACCATTGCTGCCAGTGGCAAGGCCGCCGGAACGCTGACAGGCGATGCCAGGCTCGCCCGGCACTATCTCGAACTGGGCGCCAGCTTTGTCGCCGTGGGGCTGGATCTCACCTTGCTGGCACGGGCGACGCGCGGATTGGCAAACGACTTCGGTCTTGGCGCCTTATCGGCATCCACCGCCAGCAGTGCCTCGCCCTACTGACTGCTCATGGATAGCGATGCTTTATCTGGAAGCATCGCCAAAATCCGCAGTCTTTAAAAACGCGACAACGCCCGTAATGCTGCTGTAGGGCTTCGGCACATAACTTGCTGCACCTCCCGCCACCCCCAGGCTGGAAGCCCCTATGTTGCACTCGCACCTCACCACCCTCAATGCGGTCTCGCTGGTACTCAGCACGTTCGAGGCGCAAGGCTGGCCCGCCGCGACGCTGTTGGCCGGCAGCGGTATCTGCGCGGCGGACTTGAGCCGTGCCGATACGCGCATCGCCACGCATCAGGAGATGCAAGTGTGCGCCAACGCCGTGGCGCTGCAGCGCGATATCGGCCTGAGCGTGGGCCGGCGAATGCATGTTTCGTCCTACGGCATGCTCGGCTATGCCCTGCTCACCAGTGCCACTTTCGGTGACGCTTTGCGCCTGGCCCTGCGCTATCCGGCGCTGCTGGGAACACTGTTCGAACT
Above is a genomic segment from Pseudomonas azadiae containing:
- a CDS encoding MFS transporter, with the translated sequence MRTPGTAKPLNEPVVNQGKKSNARWVVAALMWFAIAINYIDRTVLSVAAPELIKEFSLTPEMMGIVLSAFFWSYALLQIPAGWVADKFGQKMGLGIAVGSWSLATAATGLATGFASLVGLRVALGVGEAGAYPANAGIASKWFPDRERATISGLFDSASKFGGAVAMPLIVTLMMAFDWRMTFVIVGLAGLVWSLIWWWYFSDTPEKHRSANAAEVQYIRGGQAQQHGVDATIPMKWYELLKHRNIWAMCLGFFTINYISYFFITWLPTYLVQEQGMGLLKMGMVASLPLICGLFAEIAAGWLSDRVVHSGRLSLTATRKLFLIVGLSMALCIGLAPLTTSVWLTVLLLCIAKAGTTVAASQVWALPGDVAPKNMTSTVAGLQNMVANFGGVLGPVITGFIVASTGSFKMALVFSAVLGMLGILNYALLLKKVEPIVASTPSEPQHAPSPSQVSSEPYSR
- a CDS encoding UxaA family hydrolase; the encoded protein is MTTTATHAPHRLIRLHANDNVLVARQLIGLGDELPELGVRIRAQVPAGHKIAAQDIMAGEPVRKYDTIIGVASRNILKGEHVHSHNIALIDFNREPGFCEDVRPVDYVAPDKRATFMGIVRADGRVATRNFIGLLSSVNCSSTVIKKIAEHFTPERLAAYPNVDGVVAFAQTSGCGMSSPSHHFDVLQRTIAGYARHPNLAAVLIVGLGCERNQVASLVEAQQLVPDSNLRTFVMQDTGGTRATIAQGIAAIEAMLPEANAIKRVPVSAAHLKIGLECGGSDGFSGITANPALGAAMDILVRHGGTAILSETPEIHGVEFMLTRRAISPEVGQKLLDRLAWWEEYTRGQNGQFNGVVGPGNQAGGLANIFEKSLGSAMKGGTTPLQAVYEYAEPIDKAGLVFMDSPGYDPVAATGQIASGANLICFTTGRGSMFGSKPAPTIKLASNTAMFTRLEEDMDINCGLILDGELSVEQMGQRIFEHILEAASGASTKSELLGLGDHEFVPWHLGIVS
- a CDS encoding NAD-dependent succinate-semialdehyde dehydrogenase produces the protein MSLKLTRTDLIRTQNFIGGRWTNRDPGALLAVTNPADDSYLAQVPDSNAIDAREAVDAAHSAFAAWRATPAKQRAQLIKRWNDLILEHQEDLGRLISLEQGKPLAEGRGEVVYAASYVEWFAEEATRSYGDVIPAPVAGRRMMAIKEPVGVVAAITPWNFPAAMIARKIAPALAAGCTVVCKPAEDTPLTSLALVRLAEEAGFPAGILNIVTASRERTPEVVDAWLADSRVRKITFTGSTPVGKHLARMSADTLKKCSLELGGNAPFIVFDDADLDAAVDGLMVSKFRNGGQTCVCPNRIYVQSAVHDQFVKKLVARVSALKVGPASHGESQIGPMINARAIDKIARHVDDAVSKGAEIATGGRRIRDDVADGPNYYAPTVLINATAHMELCNEETFGPVAPIFRFTTEAQVIELANDTPFGLAAYFYTQDVKRVWRVAEALESGIVGINEGALAAEAAPFGGVKESGYGREGSRYGLEDYMHIKYLCQGGLN
- the hpaI gene encoding 4-hydroxy-2-oxoheptanedioate aldolase, with product MANPFKTALSRGDKVIGLWLSLANAYSAEICATAGFQWLLIDGEHAPNDVRSTLAQLQAVAPYPTHPVARTVDGNPAMIKQMLDIGVQTLLVPMVDTAEQAIALAAATRYPPQGTRGVGAAAARASRWGAHANYLETANDDVCLLVQVESRVALENLEAICAVDGVQGIFIGPADLAASMGHRGHPEHPEVQQAIENAIRTIAASGKAAGTLTGDARLARHYLELGASFVAVGLDLTLLARATRGLANDFGLGALSASTASSASPY